One part of the Quercus lobata isolate SW786 chromosome 7, ValleyOak3.0 Primary Assembly, whole genome shotgun sequence genome encodes these proteins:
- the LOC115953131 gene encoding ankyrin repeat-containing protein At5g02620-like, with amino-acid sequence MKSPERQQSSHGKTMTKQLTGKREDKPLHTAARAGNLELVVEIISNIEEAELKQLLSKQNNSGETALYVAAEHSYVDLVKEMIKYYDVSLAGTKAKNGYDAFHIAAKQGDLEILKVLLDAFPELSMTVDLSNTTALHTAAAQGHIQVVKFLLEEGSSLLTIAKSNGKTALHSAARHGHLEVLRALLSNESGITTRIDKKGQTALHMAVKGMNFDLVDELVKSDPSLLSMTDNKGNTALHIATRKGRAQIVHKLLDHEEVEFKMAINKSGETALDTAEKTGHSQVAAILRERGIQSAKSIKPPTATAKELKQTVSDIKHGVHNQLEHTIQTRKRVRGIAKRLNKMHSEGLNNAINSTTVVAVLIATVAFAAIFNVPGQYADSQQKLQPGFSSGQAEIAFTTEFLVFIIFDAIALFISLAVVVVQTSVVVIERGAKKQMMAVINKLMWLACVMVSVAFLALSYIVVGKENRWYAIGITCVGTVIMVATLGTMCYWVIMHRIEGSKLRRRSSTMSTTRSRSWSISTRISDSEIQPNEYKTVYAI; translated from the exons ATGAAATCTCCAGAGAGGCAACAAAGTTCCCATGGGAAGACGATGACAAAGCAGTTGACTGGAAAACGGGAAGACAAGCCGCTGCATACGGCGGCGAGAGCAGGGAATTTGGAATTGGTTGTGGAGATCATCTCTAACATTGAGGAGGCAGAGTTGAAGCAATTGCTGTCCAAGCAGAACAACTCGGGTGAAACCGCCCTCTATGTTGCTGCTGAGCATAGTTATGTAGATTTGGTGAAAGAGATGATAAAGTACTATGATGTTAGTTTGGCTGGTACCAAAGCTAAAAATGGCTATGATGCATTCCATATTGCTGCCAAGCAAGGGGATTTGG AGATATTGAAGGTCCTCTTGGATGCCTTTCCTGAACTTTCAATGACTGTTGATCTATCCAACACCACTGCGTTACATACTGCTGCAGCACAAGGCCATATTCAAGTAGTAAAATTTCTCTTGGAGGAAGGTAGCAGCTTGCTTACCATAGCAAAAAGCAATGGGAAAACTGCCTTGCATTCAGCTGCAAGGCACGGGCATTTGGAGGTTCTCAGGGCCCTTTTGAGCAACGAATCTGGCATCACAACAAGAATTGATAAGAAGGGGCAGACGGCTCTCCACATGGCTGTTAAAGGAATGAATTTCGATCTTGTGGATGAGCTGGTTAAGTCAGATCCTTCTTTGCTAAGCATGACTGATAACAAGGGCAACACTGCGTTGCATATAGCAACACGGAAGGGTCGAGCACAG ATTGTTCATAAGCTACTAGATCATGAGGAAGTGGAATTCAAAATGGCCATTAACAAATCTGGAGAAACTGCTCTTGACACTGCTGAGAAAACCGGGCACTCTCAGGTTGCTGCCATTCTACGAGAGCGTGGAATTCAAAGTGCCAAATCCATCAAACCACCAACAGCCACGGCTAAAGAGCTGAAACAAACAGTTAGTGACATCAAACATGGGGTGCATAATCAGCTAGAGCACACAATTCAAACACGAAAGCGTGTGCGAGGCATAGCAAAGAGACTCAACAAAATGCACTCAGAAGGGCTTAACAACGCAATCAACTCCACCACAGTTGTCGCTGTCCTTATTGCTACTGTTGCCTTTGCTGCCATATTCAATGTCCCAGGCCAATATGCTGATTCTCAGCAAAAGCTTCAACCTGGATTTTCTTCCGGGCAAGCAGAAATTGCTTTTACAACAGAGTTTTTGGTATTTATCATCTTTGATGCTATTGCCCTGTTCATATCATTGGCTGTTGTGGTTGTTCAAACCTCAGTTGTGGTAATAGAGAGAGGAGCTAAGAAGCAAATGATGGCTGTTATAAACAAGCTAATGTGGTTGGCTTGTGTGATGGTTTCAGTGGCATTTCTTGCACTGTCATATATTGTTGTGGGAAAAGAGAATAGGTGGTACGCCATTGGGATAACATGCGTAGGGACAGTCATTATGGTAGCAACGTTGGGTACAATGTGTTACTGGGTGATTATGCATCGAATCGAGGGCTCTAAATTGCGAAGGAGGTCCTCCACCATGAGCACTACTAGATCACGATCATGGTCTATATCTACAAGAATATCAGATTCTGAGATCCAACCCAATGAGTATAAGACAGTCTATGCCATTTGA